The following proteins are co-located in the Helicobacter acinonychis genome:
- a CDS encoding TolC family protein: MKKTILFALSLLCGSFLNAVDENPKNIQEKTKPSSLSLAENNAPFNNHNAQKLSLKNAWGRVLSSHEGLHAQEYAIKRAGKMKSAAKLSFLPQIDLSAFYVYLSNPIKVDFASQKQAGVQKATNQIHQGLQNIQNGVPPQLITPQIQAGIQGVMQGFGALGSALGTPFLFSKQNVVLGALSIIYPIYMGGTRFTMVRIADLMQKDANEVYRLKKLSTFQELVGVYYGMVLNTEVAETLEEVEKGHYKHFQNALKMQQAGQIARVETLSAQVAYDKAHIASVKAKDVLEVSQLSFNFILSSKDDLSPSSKLEIHTEKKLPDLSFFVSSTLNSYPALKTLENQVQISKENTKLQIAKFLPQVHFFGSYIMKQNNSVFEDMIPNWFVGVAGRMPILSPTGRIQKYQASKLAELQASSEKIQARKNMELLVNKTYKETLSYLKEYESLLSSVELAKENLKLQEQAFLQGLSTNAQVIDARNTLSSISVEQKSVAYKYIVSLANLMALSDHIDLFYEFVY, encoded by the coding sequence ATGAAAAAAACCATTCTCTTTGCATTGAGCTTGTTGTGCGGTAGTTTTTTAAACGCTGTGGATGAAAACCCTAAAAATATCCAAGAAAAAACCAAGCCTTCTTCTTTGAGCTTGGCTGAAAATAATGCACCTTTTAACAACCATAACGCTCAAAAACTCTCTTTGAAAAACGCATGGGGTAGGGTGTTGTCTAGCCATGAGGGCTTGCATGCACAAGAATACGCGATTAAGCGTGCAGGCAAAATGAAATCAGCGGCCAAGCTTTCTTTTTTGCCTCAAATTGATTTGAGCGCTTTTTATGTGTATCTTTCTAACCCCATTAAAGTGGATTTTGCTAGTCAAAAACAAGCCGGCGTTCAAAAAGCCACCAACCAGATCCATCAAGGCTTGCAAAATATCCAAAATGGTGTCCCTCCCCAACTCATCACGCCTCAAATCCAAGCGGGCATACAAGGGGTGATGCAAGGCTTTGGGGCGTTGGGTAGCGCTTTAGGCACTCCTTTTTTATTTTCCAAGCAAAATGTTGTGCTTGGGGCTTTGAGCATTATTTACCCTATTTATATGGGTGGGACACGATTCACGATGGTGCGCATTGCGGATTTGATGCAAAAGGACGCCAATGAAGTGTATCGCTTGAAAAAGCTTTCCACTTTTCAAGAGCTCGTGGGCGTGTATTATGGCATGGTGCTAAACACTGAAGTGGCTGAAACTTTAGAAGAGGTAGAAAAAGGCCATTACAAGCATTTCCAAAACGCTTTAAAAATGCAACAAGCAGGGCAAATCGCTAGGGTAGAAACCTTGAGCGCTCAAGTGGCTTACGATAAGGCTCATATCGCTAGCGTTAAGGCTAAAGATGTGTTAGAGGTTTCACAGCTCTCGTTTAATTTTATTTTATCCAGCAAAGACGATTTATCGCCCTCTAGTAAATTAGAGATCCACACGGAAAAAAAATTACCCGATTTGAGCTTTTTTGTTTCTTCTACGCTCAATTCTTACCCAGCTTTAAAAACTTTAGAAAATCAGGTTCAAATCTCTAAAGAAAACACGAAATTACAGATCGCTAAATTCTTACCTCAAGTGCATTTTTTTGGCTCTTATATCATGAAGCAAAACAATTCGGTGTTTGAAGACATGATCCCTAACTGGTTTGTGGGTGTGGCAGGGCGCATGCCTATCCTCTCCCCTACAGGGCGCATCCAAAAATACCAAGCGAGCAAATTAGCTGAGTTGCAAGCCAGTAGCGAGAAAATCCAAGCCAGAAAAAACATGGAATTGTTAGTGAATAAGACTTATAAAGAGACGCTCTCTTATTTGAAAGAATACGAGAGCTTGCTTTCTAGCGTGGAATTGGCTAAGGAAAACCTCAAACTCCAAGAGCAGGCTTTTTTGCAAGGCTTAAGCACGAACGCGCAAGTCATTGACGCAAGGAATACGCTTTCTTCTATTAGCGTGGAGCAAAAGAGCGTGGCTTATAAATACATCGTTTCATTAGCGAATTTAATGGCATTAAGCGATCACATTGATTTATTTTATGAATTTGTTTATTAA
- a CDS encoding ABC transporter permease — protein MFRLISAWVLQDKFLFIVCFILPFCLGILGKQIFEQEIPRQLPIVVVDLDKTTTSVQVAFELGATSALKIKYQVTSLLEAKRLLNSAEVYGALVLPKDLEKKIKMGRKVDLPFYYNAEYVLVGKTLKNAFLQTALTLDAKTLATKALVRDSNLISAKAQAVPIRLELHALYNEENNYTQYLLSVMLPCMWLILISIGMLNFIQKISNMRELFISIAANVFVFSFWGMGMAFYFNLIGMEGNYAHLSLVFLAVVLMALIMSGFVVLVYGISKSVIETAGAIGVYTAPSFAFAGVTYPQNNMETFGSFWSHCLPISHFMKFFLQEAYYKTDFAESLRSLIPLFVFLIFLALGLLVFYFSFKKDRVNA, from the coding sequence TTGTTTAGATTGATAAGCGCATGGGTTTTGCAAGATAAATTCTTGTTTATCGTGTGTTTTATATTACCTTTTTGTTTGGGGATTTTAGGCAAGCAAATCTTTGAGCAAGAAATCCCAAGACAGCTTCCTATCGTGGTGGTGGATTTGGATAAGACCACTACAAGCGTTCAAGTGGCGTTTGAATTAGGCGCTACGAGCGCCCTTAAAATCAAATACCAAGTCACTAGCCTTTTAGAAGCCAAACGCCTTTTAAACTCCGCCGAAGTGTATGGGGCGTTAGTCTTGCCTAAAGATTTAGAGAAAAAAATCAAAATGGGGCGAAAGGTTGATTTGCCGTTTTATTATAATGCGGAATATGTTTTAGTGGGGAAAACGCTCAAAAACGCCTTTTTGCAAACCGCTTTGACTTTAGACGCTAAAACTTTAGCCACCAAAGCGTTGGTGCGAGATTCTAATTTGATTTCTGCTAAAGCCCAAGCGGTGCCTATTCGGCTTGAATTGCATGCCCTATACAATGAAGAAAACAATTACACGCAATACCTTTTAAGCGTGATGCTGCCTTGCATGTGGCTTATTCTTATTTCTATTGGCATGCTCAATTTCATTCAAAAAATTTCTAACATGCGCGAGCTTTTCATAAGCATTGCAGCGAATGTGTTTGTGTTTAGCTTTTGGGGGATGGGCATGGCGTTTTATTTTAATTTGATTGGCATGGAGGGGAATTATGCGCATTTGTCATTAGTCTTTTTGGCGGTCGTTTTAATGGCACTCATTATGAGTGGGTTTGTGGTGTTAGTTTATGGCATTTCAAAAAGCGTTATTGAAACCGCCGGTGCGATTGGGGTCTATACCGCTCCAAGCTTTGCGTTTGCTGGGGTGACTTACCCACAAAACAACATGGAAACTTTTGGGAGTTTTTGGAGCCATTGCTTGCCCATTAGCCATTTTATGAAGTTCTTTTTGCAAGAGGCTTATTATAAGACGGATTTTGCAGAGTCTTTGCGTTCGTTAATACCGCTTTTTGTTTTTTTAATCTTTTTGGCTTTAGGGCTTTTGGTTTTTTATTTTTCTTTCAAAAAAGACAGGGTTAATGCATGA
- the hemJ gene encoding protoporphyrinogen oxidase HemJ: MEFLNEYFMWIKAFHVIAVISWMAALFYLPRLFVYHAENTHKKEFVEVVKIQEKKLYSFIASPAMGFTLITGILMLLIAPEIFKSGGWLHAKLSLVALLLIYHFYCKKCMRDLEKDPTQKSGKFYRMFNEIPTILMILIVILVVVKPF, translated from the coding sequence GTGGAATTTTTGAACGAATACTTTATGTGGATCAAGGCTTTTCATGTGATAGCGGTTATTTCGTGGATGGCAGCGTTATTTTATTTGCCACGGCTTTTTGTCTATCATGCAGAAAACACCCATAAAAAAGAGTTTGTGGAAGTGGTTAAAATCCAAGAAAAAAAGCTTTATTCCTTTATCGCTTCACCGGCGATGGGTTTCACGCTCATTACAGGGATTTTAATGCTACTAATCGCCCCTGAAATCTTTAAAAGTGGGGGGTGGTTGCATGCGAAATTGTCCTTAGTGGCGTTGCTTTTAATCTATCATTTTTATTGCAAAAAATGCATGCGCGATTTAGAGAAAGACCCCACGCAAAAAAGCGGGAAGTTTTATCGTATGTTTAATGAAATACCCACGATTTTAATGATACTCATTGTGATTTTAGTGGTTGTCAAGCCCTTTTAA
- a CDS encoding YigZ family protein, which translates to MKTLKTLIASKHQTKASRFLGYLVPFNDFEKTLLTLKKEHFKAAHFVTAFRYSLEGKITEGFSDDGEPKGSSGMPMLSVLRREDLINIGLISVRYFGGTLLGVGGLMKAYATSALLCIENAKKESAFKDFAELESWSTHYSYRELDHIQREIKKFSLQLNKKNFSSQSVEVEITGARENLQAFLKQNNTN; encoded by the coding sequence GTGAAAACGCTTAAAACATTAATCGCTTCCAAGCACCAGACTAAAGCGTCTCGTTTTTTAGGGTATCTTGTGCCTTTTAATGATTTTGAAAAAACCCTTTTAACATTGAAAAAAGAGCATTTTAAAGCCGCGCATTTTGTAACGGCGTTCCGCTATTCTTTAGAGGGAAAAATCACGGAGGGTTTTAGCGATGATGGCGAGCCTAAAGGGAGTTCAGGCATGCCTATGCTTAGCGTTTTAAGGCGAGAGGATTTAATCAATATAGGCTTAATCAGCGTGCGTTATTTTGGAGGCACGCTTTTAGGGGTGGGGGGCTTGATGAAAGCTTATGCCACTAGTGCATTATTGTGTATAGAAAACGCCAAAAAAGAGAGTGCTTTTAAGGATTTTGCGGAGTTAGAGAGTTGGAGCACTCATTATTCTTACAGAGAATTGGATCACATTCAGCGTGAAATTAAGAAATTTAGCTTACAATTAAACAAGAAGAATTTTTCAAGCCAAAGCGTGGAAGTGGAAATCACCGGTGCAAGGGAAAATTTGCAAGCGTTTCTAAAACAAAATAACACCAATTAG
- a CDS encoding NifU family protein, whose amino-acid sequence MIEFSDEDLQKPVHIAIEKIRPYLLKDGGNIEVLGIKSMKIYVTLEGACKTCSSSKITLKNVIERQLKMDIHPNLEVVCLENAKEFHKL is encoded by the coding sequence ATGATAGAATTTAGCGATGAAGATTTGCAAAAACCAGTGCATATAGCGATAGAAAAAATCCGCCCTTACTTGCTCAAAGATGGCGGTAATATTGAAGTGTTAGGGATTAAAAGCATGAAAATTTATGTGACTTTAGAAGGGGCGTGTAAAACTTGTTCTAGCAGTAAAATCACTCTAAAAAATGTCATTGAAAGGCAGCTTAAAATGGATATTCACCCTAATTTAGAAGTGGTGTGTTTAGAAAATGCAAAGGAGTTTCACAAACTTTAA
- a CDS encoding inorganic phosphate transporter, translating into MEIKNIKEFEKASKKLQKDTLKIAFALLFLIVAALLALIFGQTNSRSLLLMFAAVIGGYMAMNIGANDVCNNVGPAVGSKAISMGGAILIAGVCEMLGAVIAGGEVVSTIKGRIVLPELIADAHIFIKVMLASLLSGALWLHVATLIGAPVSTSHSVVGGVIGAGIAAAGASVVNWSFLLGIVASWVVSPLMGALIAMFFLMFIKKTIAYKEDKKSAALKVVPYLVALMILSFSWYLVLKVFKRLYAVGFEIQLVCGCILALLIFILFKRFALKKALKLENSHESINELFNIPLIFAAALLSFAHGANDVANAIGPLAAISQTLGEASGSVKNALSSVPLWIMIIGGAGIALGLSLYGPKLIKTVGSEITELDKMQAFCIALSAVITVLLASQLGLPVSSTHIVVGAVFGVGFLRERLREQSRRRFAKIRDDIVAAHFGGDLEEIEGFLERFDKASLKEKSLMLESLKKSKNTAIALELKKKEKKSLKKVYKEEVIKRSILKKIVTAWLVTVPISALLGVLLFIVLNFAEKFF; encoded by the coding sequence ATGGAAATTAAAAATATCAAAGAGTTTGAAAAAGCTTCTAAAAAACTCCAAAAAGACACTTTAAAAATCGCTTTTGCACTTTTGTTTCTCATTGTTGCCGCTTTGCTCGCTCTTATTTTTGGGCAGACTAACTCCAGGAGCTTGTTGCTCATGTTTGCGGCTGTGATTGGGGGGTATATGGCGATGAATATTGGCGCTAATGATGTGTGCAATAATGTCGGTCCTGCCGTAGGATCTAAAGCCATTAGCATGGGAGGAGCGATTTTGATCGCTGGGGTTTGTGAAATGCTTGGGGCGGTTATCGCTGGGGGGGAAGTGGTTTCTACCATTAAAGGCCGTATCGTTTTGCCTGAATTGATTGCAGATGCACATATTTTCATTAAAGTGATGTTGGCAAGCTTACTCAGTGGGGCGTTGTGGTTGCATGTAGCCACTTTAATTGGTGCACCAGTTTCTACTTCGCATTCTGTGGTAGGGGGGGTGATTGGTGCTGGAATAGCGGCCGCTGGTGCGTCTGTGGTCAATTGGAGTTTTTTACTAGGCATTGTGGCTAGCTGGGTGGTTTCGCCTTTAATGGGGGCTTTGATAGCCATGTTTTTTTTAATGTTTATCAAAAAGACCATCGCCTATAAAGAAGATAAAAAGAGTGCGGCTTTAAAAGTCGTGCCTTACTTGGTGGCGTTGATGATCTTATCGTTTAGTTGGTATTTAGTGTTAAAAGTCTTCAAACGCCTCTACGCGGTGGGTTTTGAAATCCAGCTTGTTTGTGGCTGTATCCTTGCACTTTTAATCTTTATTCTTTTTAAAAGATTTGCACTAAAAAAAGCCCTAAAGTTAGAAAATAGCCATGAGAGCATCAATGAGCTTTTTAATATCCCTTTGATTTTTGCTGCTGCACTTTTGAGCTTTGCGCATGGGGCTAATGATGTGGCTAATGCGATTGGCCCGCTAGCAGCGATCAGTCAGACTTTAGGGGAGGCGAGCGGTTCTGTAAAGAATGCTTTAAGTTCTGTGCCGTTGTGGATTATGATCATAGGGGGGGCTGGGATTGCTTTAGGCTTGAGCTTGTATGGGCCAAAACTCATCAAAACGGTGGGCTCTGAAATCACAGAGTTGGATAAAATGCAAGCTTTTTGCATTGCGCTTTCTGCGGTTATCACCGTGCTTTTAGCCTCTCAATTGGGCTTACCGGTAAGCTCTACGCACATTGTGGTAGGGGCGGTGTTTGGAGTGGGCTTTTTAAGAGAGCGCTTAAGAGAGCAATCAAGAAGGCGTTTTGCCAAGATTAGAGACGACATCGTAGCGGCACACTTTGGGGGGGATTTAGAAGAAATTGAAGGCTTTTTGGAGCGCTTTGATAAAGCCAGTTTGAAAGAAAAATCGCTCATGTTAGAGAGCTTGAAAAAAAGCAAGAATACCGCCATTGCTTTGGAATTGAAAAAGAAAGAGAAAAAGTCGCTCAAAAAAGTGTATAAAGAAGAAGTGATCAAACGCTCCATTTTAAAAAAGATTGTCACCGCTTGGCTTGTCACGGTGCCCATTTCTGCGTTATTAGGAGTGCTTCTTTTTATCGTCCTTAATTTTGCGGAAAAATTTTTCTAG
- the ubiE gene encoding bifunctional demethylmenaquinone methyltransferase/2-methoxy-6-polyprenyl-1,4-benzoquinol methylase UbiE, producing the protein MKKEKHLKQEKIINMFDDIASSYDQANRLISFGLDVKWRERACEHAFLFLENKKALKLVDVACGTGDMLLAWQKSALNCNIEFKECLGIDPSNNMLELAIKKCEKLGNKTSFIQAQAKDLKGVESNSVDILSIAYGLRNIVERQEALKEFFRVLKPRGVLVIVEFLKKDNPTWLDKISWFYTNKVLPLVGGAISKNYGAYSYLPQSIEGFLSLESLKSELKNAGFEILRTEDSIAQISTTMLVKKS; encoded by the coding sequence ATGAAAAAAGAAAAGCATCTCAAGCAAGAAAAAATCATCAACATGTTTGATGATATAGCTAGCTCTTATGATCAAGCGAATCGCTTGATAAGTTTTGGTTTAGATGTTAAATGGCGTGAAAGGGCTTGCGAGCATGCGTTTTTGTTTTTAGAAAATAAGAAAGCTTTAAAGCTTGTGGATGTGGCATGCGGGACAGGGGATATGCTTTTGGCTTGGCAAAAAAGCGCTCTAAATTGCAATATAGAGTTTAAAGAATGTTTGGGGATTGACCCATCAAACAACATGCTAGAATTGGCCATTAAAAAATGTGAGAAGCTTGGAAACAAAACTTCTTTTATCCAGGCTCAAGCCAAAGATTTAAAAGGCGTTGAAAGTAACAGCGTGGATATTCTCTCCATTGCGTATGGCTTGCGTAATATCGTGGAAAGACAAGAGGCTTTAAAAGAGTTTTTTAGGGTGTTAAAGCCTAGGGGCGTTTTAGTGATTGTAGAATTTTTAAAAAAAGACAACCCCACATGGTTAGATAAAATCTCATGGTTTTACACGAATAAGGTTTTGCCTTTAGTGGGAGGGGCTATCAGTAAAAATTATGGTGCTTATTCTTATTTACCGCAATCCATTGAAGGGTTTTTGAGTTTAGAGAGTTTGAAAAGTGAATTAAAAAACGCAGGGTTTGAGATTTTAAGAACCGAAGATTCTATCGCTCAAATTTCAACGACCATGCTTGTGAAAAAAAGCTAA
- a CDS encoding hemolysin family protein — MLMVAFLLVLLNAFFVLSEFALVKVRKTRLEELVKIGNSNAKLALEMSQRLDTYLSATQLGITLSSLALGWVGEPTIARLLATLFQSINLEDNSLFIHSMSVVVAFLSITFLHVVLGEIVPKSLAIAKSEKATLFIARPLHVFWVAFYPVVRLFDVIAYFFLRKMGVNPKEHEGTHSEEELKIIVGESLREGIIDSVEGEIIKNAVDFSDTSAKEIMTPRKDMVCLDEENSYEENIDIVLKSRFTRYPYCKGSKDNIIGMVHIRDLLSRSLFTPKMHDFKQIVRKMIIVPESASISQILIKMKKEQIHTALVIDEYGGTAGLLTMEDIIEEIMGEISDEYDLKQEGVNKLEEGVFELEGMLDLESVEEVLHIQFDKECEQVTLGGYVFSLLERMPMEGDTIISHGYAFEVLSVDGARIKRLKAIKENKEED, encoded by the coding sequence ATGTTGATGGTTGCTTTTTTGTTAGTGTTGTTGAATGCTTTTTTTGTGCTTTCAGAGTTTGCTCTTGTGAAAGTGCGTAAAACCCGTTTAGAAGAGCTGGTTAAAATCGGTAATTCCAACGCTAAACTCGCTTTAGAAATGAGTCAGAGACTAGACACTTATTTGAGCGCGACGCAATTGGGCATAACGCTTTCTTCATTGGCTTTGGGTTGGGTGGGTGAGCCCACTATCGCGAGGTTATTAGCCACGCTGTTTCAATCTATAAATTTGGAAGACAACTCCCTTTTTATCCATTCAATGAGCGTGGTGGTGGCGTTTTTAAGCATCACTTTTTTGCATGTCGTGTTGGGCGAAATTGTGCCCAAATCTTTAGCGATCGCCAAATCTGAAAAAGCCACTCTTTTTATTGCGCGCCCTTTGCATGTGTTTTGGGTGGCGTTTTACCCGGTGGTGCGCCTGTTTGATGTGATCGCTTATTTCTTTTTAAGAAAGATGGGCGTTAATCCCAAAGAGCATGAGGGCACGCATTCTGAAGAAGAGTTAAAAATCATTGTGGGCGAGAGCTTGAGGGAGGGCATTATTGATTCAGTGGAGGGCGAGATCATTAAAAATGCAGTGGATTTTTCTGACACAAGCGCTAAAGAGATTATGACCCCACGAAAAGACATGGTGTGCTTAGATGAAGAAAACAGCTATGAAGAAAATATAGACATTGTTTTAAAAAGCCGTTTCACGCGCTACCCTTATTGTAAGGGATCTAAAGACAATATTATCGGCATGGTGCATATCAGAGATTTGCTTTCTCGCTCCCTTTTTACCCCCAAAATGCATGATTTCAAGCAAATCGTCAGAAAAATGATCATTGTCCCAGAGAGTGCATCTATTTCTCAAATCCTTATTAAAATGAAAAAAGAACAAATCCATACTGCTTTAGTGATTGATGAATACGGCGGCACAGCTGGGTTGCTCACTATGGAAGATATTATTGAAGAGATTATGGGGGAGATTAGCGATGAATACGATTTAAAGCAAGAGGGCGTGAATAAACTTGAAGAAGGCGTGTTTGAATTAGAGGGCATGTTGGATTTAGAGAGTGTAGAAGAAGTGCTTCATATCCAATTTGACAAAGAATGCGAGCAGGTAACGCTTGGGGGTTATGTTTTTAGCTTGTTAGAGCGCATGCCTATGGAAGGGGATACCATCATTTCGCATGGGTATGCCTTTGAAGTTTTAAGCGTGGATGGAGCGAGGATAAAACGCTTGAAAGCGATTAAAGAAAATAAGGAAGAAGATTAA
- a CDS encoding exodeoxyribonuclease VII small subunit, producing MQDELFEVEKAPKKSVKNAPKKSFEEHVDSLEQAIECLNAPNLSLKDGMDLYKTAMQELFLAQKLLENAYLEYEKLQTPDKKA from the coding sequence ATGCAAGATGAATTGTTTGAGGTTGAAAAAGCCCCCAAAAAAAGCGTTAAAAACGCTCCTAAAAAAAGTTTTGAAGAGCATGTTGATTCTTTAGAGCAAGCCATAGAGTGCTTGAATGCCCCTAATTTGTCTTTAAAAGACGGGATGGATTTGTATAAAACGGCTATGCAAGAATTGTTTTTAGCGCAAAAACTTTTAGAAAACGCTTATTTAGAGTATGAAAAACTCCAAACGCCAGATAAAAAGGCTTAA
- a CDS encoding histidine kinase: MQKFDYEYKKRALIKEGFLAFKRSYYAKALRLFSEVLFLDKDNQKAKVGALLSDIAKDFPKEAHSFYELYQSLIAMQKRSQKHQAEEQIMALIASFDEGLSQMAEKIDAQISQKGEELNGILYADFKRLSLERGFKEAFEDLMFSSRLVFDNKEDFYEFLKELNRYGYYELAINYIENMHQDSFIYDEFLRSLLEDALKSHKA, translated from the coding sequence ATGCAAAAGTTTGATTATGAGTATAAAAAGCGTGCGTTGATTAAAGAGGGGTTTTTAGCGTTCAAACGATCGTATTATGCTAAAGCGTTGCGCCTTTTTTCTGAAGTTTTATTTTTGGATAAAGACAATCAAAAAGCTAAAGTGGGGGCGTTATTAAGCGATATAGCTAAAGATTTCCCTAAAGAGGCACACAGCTTTTATGAATTGTATCAAAGCTTGATCGCTATGCAAAAACGAAGCCAAAAACACCAAGCTGAAGAGCAAATCATGGCCTTAATCGCTTCTTTTGATGAGGGGTTAAGCCAAATGGCTGAAAAGATTGATGCACAAATTTCTCAAAAAGGCGAGGAATTGAATGGCATTTTGTATGCGGATTTCAAACGCTTGAGCTTGGAGCGTGGCTTTAAGGAAGCGTTTGAAGATTTGATGTTTAGTTCTAGGTTGGTTTTTGACAATAAAGAGGATTTTTATGAATTTTTAAAAGAATTGAACCGCTATGGCTATTATGAATTAGCGATCAATTACATTGAAAACATGCATCAAGACTCTTTCATTTATGATGAATTTTTGCGCTCTCTTTTAGAAGACGCCCTCAAATCCCATAAGGCTTAA
- a CDS encoding HlyD family secretion protein: MLNSKLDQKKAAFIGGGVLLLGLIVLFYLAYRPRAEVLQGFLEAREYSVSSKVSGRIEKVFVKKGDQIKKGDLAFSISSPELEAKLAQAEAGHKAAKALSDEVKRGSRDEMINSARDIWQAAKSQATLAKETYKRVQDLYDNGVASLQKRDEAYAAYESTKYNESAAYQKYKMALGGASSESKIAAKAKESAALGQVNEVESYLKDVKATAPIDGEVSNVLLSSGELSPKGFPVVLMIDLKDSWLKISVPEKYLSDFEVGKEFEGYIPALKKNAKFKVKYLSVMGDFATWKATNNSNTYDMKSYEVEAIPLEKLENFRVGMSVLVTIKP; the protein is encoded by the coding sequence ATGTTAAACAGCAAGTTGGATCAAAAGAAAGCCGCTTTTATAGGGGGTGGGGTTTTATTGTTGGGGCTTATCGTTTTATTTTATTTGGCTTATCGCCCTAGGGCTGAAGTGTTGCAAGGGTTTTTGGAAGCCAGAGAATACAGCGTGAGCTCCAAAGTCTCTGGACGCATTGAAAAGGTGTTTGTTAAAAAAGGCGATCAAATCAAAAAAGGCGATCTAGCCTTTAGCATTTCTAGCCCTGAATTAGAAGCCAAGCTCGCTCAAGCCGAAGCTGGGCACAAAGCCGCTAAAGCGCTTAGCGATGAAGTCAAAAGAGGCTCTAGAGATGAAATGATTAATTCCGCAAGAGATATTTGGCAAGCGGCTAAATCTCAAGCGACTCTAGCCAAAGAGACTTATAAGCGTGTTCAAGATTTGTATGATAATGGCGTGGCGAGTTTGCAAAAGCGCGATGAAGCCTATGCGGCTTATGAAAGCACCAAATACAACGAGAGCGCAGCTTATCAAAAGTATAAAATGGCTTTAGGGGGTGCGAGCTCTGAAAGTAAGATTGCTGCTAAAGCTAAAGAGAGCGCGGCGTTAGGGCAGGTGAATGAAGTGGAATCCTATTTAAAAGATGTTAAAGCGACTGCCCCTATTGATGGGGAGGTGAGCAATGTGCTTTTAAGTAGCGGTGAGCTTAGTCCTAAAGGTTTTCCTGTGGTGCTCATGATAGATTTAAAGGATAGTTGGTTAAAAATCAGCGTGCCTGAAAAGTATTTGAGCGATTTTGAAGTGGGTAAGGAATTTGAAGGCTATATCCCGGCGTTGAAAAAGAACGCGAAATTCAAAGTCAAATATTTGAGCGTGATGGGGGATTTTGCGACTTGGAAAGCGACGAATAATTCTAACACTTACGACATGAAAAGCTATGAAGTGGAGGCCATACCCTTAGAAAAGTTGGAAAATTTTAGGGTAGGGATGAGCGTGTTAGTCACCATTAAACCTTAA
- a CDS encoding ABC transporter permease yields MNFFKILLMELRAIVSHKGVLLILIGAPLIYGLLYPLPYLRDVVTQQKIALVDEDNSFLSRRLAFMAQSSNELEIAFFSPSMLEAKKLLKEEKIYGILHIPSHFEANIHKQVPVTIDLYANSNYFLIYGALANAIVESINALNEEIRFKRNAQIEEAELGTDGIKIRPIALYNPSEGYLNYALSSVFIFILHQVMLIASSMFASSNRLELAFLDKKQIALRLCARLLIFMGAFSVFILWYFGALFSAYGIERHASALAVFLNSLIFMLATLSLGSFLGAWIKNEAHTTQIILISSLPLIFMMGFVWPFESLPSYLQAFVQTVPAYHGISLLGHLNQMHAEFMDVSIHFYALIVIFMVGFIGSVFKLSSLKKACENA; encoded by the coding sequence ATGAATTTTTTTAAAATCCTTTTGATGGAGTTAAGGGCTATTGTTTCTCATAAGGGCGTTTTGTTGATCCTTATAGGCGCTCCCTTAATCTATGGCTTATTATACCCCTTGCCTTATTTAAGAGATGTTGTCACGCAGCAAAAAATCGCCCTTGTAGATGAAGACAATTCCTTTCTTTCTAGGCGATTAGCCTTCATGGCGCAAAGTTCCAACGAATTAGAGATCGCTTTTTTTAGCCCCTCTATGTTAGAAGCCAAAAAGCTTTTAAAAGAAGAAAAAATTTATGGGATCTTGCACATCCCTTCGCATTTTGAAGCCAATATCCACAAGCAAGTGCCTGTAACAATCGATCTTTACGCCAATTCCAATTACTTTTTGATTTATGGCGCGTTAGCGAATGCGATTGTGGAGAGCATTAACGCTTTAAATGAGGAAATCAGGTTTAAACGCAACGCCCAAATAGAAGAAGCCGAGTTGGGGACAGATGGGATTAAAATCAGACCCATCGCCTTGTATAACCCTAGTGAAGGCTATTTGAATTATGCGCTCTCTAGCGTGTTTATTTTCATTTTGCACCAGGTGATGCTCATTGCAAGTAGCATGTTTGCTAGCTCTAATCGTTTGGAATTAGCCTTTTTAGATAAGAAACAAATCGCTTTAAGGCTGTGTGCAAGGCTCTTGATTTTTATGGGAGCGTTTAGCGTTTTTATTTTATGGTATTTTGGGGCGCTGTTTTCTGCCTATGGGATCGAACGGCATGCGAGCGCTTTGGCGGTGTTTTTGAATAGCTTGATTTTCATGCTTGCAACCTTGAGTTTGGGGTCGTTTTTAGGTGCATGGATTAAAAATGAAGCCCACACCACTCAAATCATTTTGATTTCTTCTTTGCCCTTGATTTTTATGATGGGTTTTGTATGGCCTTTTGAATCCTTGCCCTCTTATTTGCAAGCTTTTGTTCAAACAGTGCCAGCCTACCATGGGATTAGTTTGTTAGGGCACTTGAATCAAATGCATGCCGAATTTATGGATGTGTCCATCCATTTTTATGCGCTTATTGTGATTTTTATGGTGGGTTTTATAGGGAGTGTGTTCAAACTCAGCTCGTTAAAGAAAGCTTGTGAAAACGCTTAA